In the Synergistaceae bacterium genome, one interval contains:
- a CDS encoding RNHCP domain-containing protein, with product MNRVNKRHSLEKGYYKTHPCNEGFTCKFCGWKVNPPLFGENHRNHCNNCLTSLHLDNEPGDRESDCGGIMEPIGVWVRKNGEWAIIHRCKICGHLSVNHVAPDDNPVKLISIAMKPIACPPFPVERMQEFEEILKI from the coding sequence TTGAACAGAGTAAACAAGAGGCATTCTCTTGAAAAAGGATATTACAAGACTCACCCGTGCAATGAGGGCTTTACGTGTAAATTTTGCGGTTGGAAAGTTAATCCGCCTTTATTCGGTGAAAATCATCGCAATCACTGTAATAACTGCCTCACAAGTCTTCATTTGGATAATGAGCCGGGGGACCGCGAGTCAGATTGCGGGGGCATTATGGAACCTATAGGCGTGTGGGTCAGGAAAAACGGAGAATGGGCAATAATTCACCGTTGTAAAATTTGCGGACATTTGAGCGTCAATCACGTTGCGCCCGATGATAACCCCGTAAAATTAATCTCTATTGCAATGAAACCTATCGCCTGCCCTCCGTTCCCAGTTGAAAGAATGCAGGAATTTGAGGAGATTTTGAAAATTTGA